Proteins found in one Plasmodium sp. gorilla clade G2 genome assembly, chromosome: 14 genomic segment:
- a CDS encoding lipase, putative has translation MLPCVIISFLYLFYLTYIFKVVVIYCDSSFNRKNIKGHTFDSSSEYIHILRGSQPFFSKKILNKKILKTPGNKKGNYERKHNVAQETENDHVKKERKSVQTIKGKQDGPTINEKKDEPTINEKQDVQTINEKQDSISIIYARKNNVEENSKESISRTPYDKEGVVKKNELNKEENNEKKTRSIYVDIMNNNNDKYEHTNVIINNEQQHENVIDTEKCNDYNSDNNNNNNNDNYYYDVNNNNNNSNNSNDNNMNDNYNNNMNDNYNDNNNNDNNNNNNDNNNNNNNDNKNNDNNSNNENNNNSNNNDNKNNNKNKNYNNMNDNNNNDNNNNDNNNNDNKNKNNDNKNSDNSNNDNNMSDNKNNNNNDNKNKNNDNKNSDNSNNDNNMSDNKNNNNNDNNNMSDNINSDNNMSDNVNSDNSNNDNNMSDNKNSDNSNNDNNMSDNINSDNSNNNNNMNDNNMIDNKNSDNSNNDNNTSDNKNSDNGNNDNNMSDNKNSDNSNNDNNNNNDNNMSDNKNNDNNMSDNNNNNNNNNNNSNNDGNNQEIKEEIINKNESSVLKNEEMDELNNNKNEEQNHISTESVNNIKKEDDDNNGQIDDTSSNNDNNKDTNEGKKEENDVKVEEENTEKNVINYDKEDEQKYEMTLNNLIKYHNELDDDDDEDEEEEEEIDEDEDDEMNSSFHKFDESNENEKERDSYSKRNYPNIYVKYKDDLEFYNDKLKENDLDEFYDYILGRRNLINITYKNEYALKLKYHKGYTTSLYNLYVVNDLKLSDNMYSNFTTPLEEDDNPTLQEASYYADLSKIDIDPTIFKEYFLKVNQCDGDYLPLKNTLVEKICHLSNHLRKHPYVNKIKITNQKSILYRIFLKVMKSFKNLSVQQCIRNVDESNLLDILFLFNEEIVKESKKELNLGKCINNMIARNKDWYNLINFIILSLLGCVTYYKEHYYLNKDEIDEMKSKKKITDLPIFDFFNEKVMDVFLPVDLETHINIDLVEDVTKPTERRQKIFQSWYMIFLFIHKIYLISKMWNLVKNWEAADFVPNPWYVEHIGSALIPHVMNLHKAEDDEYTFFRYIDEVQYFMSLKRSKNFPISNYDKKLYHVVEQIITFQGTSSPSMWLTNLIYELTPYPFLSKGRLHKGYLFIFEKAVKPYLDGLKKVLLNELKDKSKYTSETPYAIVFSGHSFGAAMAQISSFYFSKIMDLKNRTNLKVYAITFGLPTYHDSTFYEDFRNSGIIVNNINVNHDPVRVIMAVPGINDFVNHDEERKLMINFEVEQLKKLNYDFGKNAFNAVEFFNVKNHQRSMLYVFAKYIFNKNVFLELGELHVLQTHYYFYYIFLTLLSGWVNEADWGTYFMVPFFLFENVDFLHNQLMNKCKEFHKKYSGEMVKKLPNNENCDN, from the coding sequence ATGTTACCATGCGTCATAATTTCCTTTCTATATCTTTTCTATTTAacctatatatttaaagttGTTGTTATATACTGTGATTCATCatttaatagaaaaaatataaaaggacATACATTTGATAGTTCTTcagaatatatacatatcttAAGAGGGTCTCAACCCTTCTTTTCTAAAaagatattaaataaaaaaatattaaaaacaccaggaaataaaaaagggaACTATGAAAGAAAACATAATGTAGCACAAGAAACAGAGAATGATCATgtgaaaaaagaaagaaaaagtgTCCAGACAATTAAGGGAAAGCAAGATGGACCAAcaataaatgaaaagaaagatGAACCAACAATAAATGAAAAGCAAGACGTACAAACAATAAATGAAAAGCAAGATTCTATATCTATAATTTACGCAAGAAAAAATAACGTAGAAGAAAATTCTAAGGAGAGTATTTCACGTACTCCTTACGACAAAGAAGGTgtagttaaaaaaaatgaattaaataaagaagaaaataatgaaaaaaaaactagATCCATATACGTagatataatgaataataataatgataaatatgaacACACTAATGTAATTATTAACAATGAACAACAACATGAAAATGTAATAGATACTGAGAAATGTAATGACTACAacagtgataataataataataataataatgataattattattatgatgttaataataataataacaatagtaATAAcagtaatgataataatatgaatgataattataataataatatgaatgataattataatgataataataataatgataataataataataataatgataataataataataataataatgataataaaaataatgataataatagtaataatgaaaataataataatagtaataataatgataataaaaataataataagaataagaattataataatatgaatgataataataataatgataataataataatgataataataataatgataataaaaataaaaataatgataataaaaatagtgataatagtaataatgataataatatgagtgataataaaaataataataataatgataataaaaataaaaataatgataataaaaatagtgataatagtaataatgataataatatgagtgataataaaaataataataataatgataataataatatgagtgataatataaatagtgataataatatgagtgataatgtaaatagtgataatagtaataatgataataatatgagtgataataaaaatagtgataatagtaataatgataataatatgagtgataatataaatagtgataatagtaataataataataatatgaatgataataatatgattgataataaaaatagtgataatagtaataatgataataatacgagtgataataaaaatagtgataatggtaataatgataataatatgagtgataataaaaatagtgataatagtaataatgataataataataataatgataataatatgagtgataataaaaataatgataataatatgagtgataataataataataataataataataataataatagtaacaatGATGGTAATAATCAAGAaattaaagaagaaataataaataaaaatgaaagcTCTGTCTTAAAGAATGAAGAAATggatgaattaaataataataaaaatgaggaACAAAATCACATATCTACAGAATCggtaaataatattaaaaaagaagatgatgataataatggaCAGATAGATGATACATCatcaaataatgataataataaagatacaaATGAAgggaaaaaagaagaaaatgatgtTAAggtagaagaagaaaatacaGAAAAGAATGTAATAAATTATGATAAAGAAGATGAACAAAAATATGAGATGAccttaaataatttaattaagtATCATAATGAActagatgatgatgatgatgaagacgaagaagaagaagaagaaattgatgaagatgaagatgatgaaatGAATAGTTCATTTCATAAATTTGATGAATCTAATGAgaatgaaaaagaaagagaTTCCTATAGTAAAAGAAATTAtccaaatatatatgtaaaatataaggATGATTTAGaattttataatgataaattaaaagaaaatgatttaGATGAattttatgattatatacTTGGTAGAagaaatttaataaatataacatataaaaatgaatatgctTTAAAATTGAAATATCATAAAGGTTACACTACTTCactttataatttatatgttgtaAACGATTTAAAATTAAGTGATAATATGTATTCTAATTTTACAACTCCTTTAGAAGAAGATGATAATCCAACTCTTCAAGAAGCATCCTATTATGCTGATTTAAGTAAAATAGATATAGATCCTACAATATtcaaagaatattttttaaaagtaaaTCAATGTGATGGTGATTATTTGCCACTAAAAAATACTTTAGTAGAAAAGATTTGTCATTTATCGAATCATTTAAGAAAACATCCatatgttaataaaataaagataacAAATCAAAAATCTATATTATAtcgtatatttttaaaagttaTGAAAAGTTTTAAGAACTTATCAGTACAACAGTGTATTAGAAATGTTGATGAATCGAATTTACTTgatattctttttcttttcaatgAAGAAATTGTAAAAGAATCTAAAAAAGAGTTAAATTTAggaaaatgtataaataatatgattgCAAGAAATAAGGATTggtataatttaataaatttcatAATCCTTTCTTTATTAGGTTGTGtaacatattataaagaacattattatttaaataaggATGAAATTGACGAAatgaaatcaaaaaaaaaaataacggATTTACCaatatttgatttttttaatgaaaaaGTAATGGATGTATTTTTACCTGTAGATTTAGAAacacatattaatattgatTTAGTAGAAGATGTTACAAAACCTACTGAACGTCGACAGAAGATTTTTCAATCATGgtatatgatatttttatttattcataaaatatatttgatatctAAAATGTGGAATCTAGTAAAAAACTGGGAAGCAGCTGATTTTGTTCCAAACCCATGGTATGTGGAACATATTGGAAGTGCATTAATTCCTCATGTTATGAATTTACATAAAGCAGAAGATGAtgaatatactttttttagATATATTGACGAAGTTCAATATTTCATGTCCCTTAAAAGAAGTAAAAATTTCCCTATATcaaattatgataaaaaactTTATCACGTAGTTgaacaaataataacatttcAAGGTACATCATCACCAAGTATGTGGTTaacaaatttaatatatgaattaacACCATATCCTTTCTTAAGTAAAGGAAGATTACATAAaggttatttatttatatttgaaaaagCGGTAAAACCTTATTTAGATGGATTGAAAAAagttttattaaatgaattaaaagataaatcaaaatatacaaGTGAAACTCCTTATGCTATAGTATTTAGCGGTCATTCATTTGGTGCTGCTATGGCACAAATCagttccttttatttttccaaAATTATGGATTTGAAAAATAGAACAAATTTAAAAGTTTATGCAATAACTTTTGGATTACCGACATATCACGATTCTACCTTTTATGAAGATTTCCGTAATAGTGGTAttattgtaaataatataaatgtaaatcaTGATCCTGTACGTGTAATTATGGCTGTTCCAGGAATAAATGATTTTGTTAATCATGATgaagaaagaaaattaaTGATAAATTTTGAAGTggaacaattaaaaaaattaaattatgatTTTGGTAAAAATGCCTTTAACGCAGTtgaattttttaatgtaaAAAATCATCAACGTTCTATGTTATATGTTTTTgccaaatatatttttaacaaaAATGTTTTCTTAGAATTAGGAGAACTTCATGTTCTTCAAACAcactattatttttattatatatttttaactcTCTTATCAGGATGGGTTAATGAAGCCGACTGGGGAACTTATTTTATGGTTCCTTTCTTCCTTTTTGAAAATGTCGATTTTTTACATAACCAATTAATGAATAAATGCAAAGAAttccataaaaaatatagtgGAGAAATGGTTAAGAAATTACCGAATAATGAAAATTGtgataattaa